The DNA region CCGCGACACCATGAAACCCGCGCACTACGTGCCGGAGTACATGTACCGCCAGGGCTACACCGTGATTCCCGTGAACCCGGCCCTGGCCGCGCGGGGCGAATCGTTCTTCGGCGTGCGAGCGGTGGCCTCCCTGGCCGAGATCACCACCCCCGTGGACGTGGTGGAGATCTTCCGCCGCAGCGACCGGGTGCACGAGCACCTGCCGGACATCCTGAGCATGGCCCCGCTGCCGAAGGTGGTGTGGCTGCAGCTCGGCATCCGCGACGACGCCACCGCCCAGGCCCTGATGCAGCGCGGCATCAGCGTGGTGCAGGACCGCTGCATGCTCGCCGACCACCGCGCCCTCCTCTGAGTTCCCGCCCCACACGAGACCCCCATGACCAACACGACCGGCCGGATGGACGCCCTGAAAACCCTCTACAAACAGGTCATCCTGGAACACTCCCGCCACCCCCGCAACTACGGCGACCTGCCCGGCGCCACCCACACCGAAGGCGGCCACAACCCCAGCTGCGGCGACCAGCTGCAGCTGCAGCTGAAACTGGAGGGCGACCACCTGCAGGCGGTGCAGTTCACTGCCAAGGGCTGCGCGATCAGCACTGCCAGCGCCAGCCTGATGACGCAGGCCGTGAAAGGCAGGACGCCCGCCGAGGCGCTGGACCTCGCCGAACGCTTCCGGCAGATGCTCCGCACCGGGGACGCCCCCGCCGACCTGGGCGACCTCGCGGCGCTGCAGGGCGTGAGTGCCCTGGCGACCCGCACCAAGTGCGCCAGCCTGCCCTGGCAGACGCTGGAGGTCATGCTGAAAGGCGAGGGCCGCGCCACCACCGAGGACTGAGCCGGCCCGCCTGCCCGGTGCCCGACGACGGGTGCCCTACTGGCGGGTGTAGGTGGTGCCGCCGATGTTCAGGTTCTTCCTGTCTTTGGTCCAGTAGAAAGCGTACGTGCGCGTGACCTGTCCGTCCGGGCCCTTCAGTTCCAGGGTGTAGCCCTCGAAGCGGTACGTGCCGCCCGCCCGGCTGCCCGGCCCGGACGCCGCGCCCGTGGTGACGGCCGCGCCGGTGTTCAGCGTGCCGGCCACGCCGCTGCTGCCCAGCCGCGTGAACTGCCGGCCCGGCCCGAAGGTGTAGGCGTCCGAGCGGGTGGCGGTGGCGCCGTTCATCAGCGTGCCGGACGTGTACGCGCTGAAAAAGCGGTAGGTGCCCGTGATGGCCTCGTCCTTGCCGCCGGGCACGCCGAGGGTGCCGCGGCTGGGCACCCAGCGGCCGCCCTGCCACAGCTCGTACCCGCCGCCCCCGCGGCGCCATTTCGTCCAGGCCTGCGGTTCGCCCCTGCGGGAGGCGGTCACGTCCAGGTCGTGCGGGCTCCAGCGCAGGTTGAGGTAAGCGGTGCCGTCCCTGAGCAGCAGCACCGTGGTCTCCCGGCCGGTCACGTTGATGCCGGCGTACTCGTTCTCGTAGGTGTGCAGCAGGCCCTCGATGCGCGCCAGGGCCGGGCCGGCACCGGGCTTCAGGCGGTAGCGGTTGAAGCGTTCCGCCTCGGCCTGAGCGGCCTGCCGGGCCTGCGCCACCGGGGACACGCCGGCCGCGCCGCCCGCGTAGCGGCACACGGTCAGGCGGCCGTCGTTCAGGCCGTACGCCTGCTGACCGTAGATCATGGGCGTGCCGGCCCGGTCGGTCAGCACGCGAAAGATGTTGTGCAGCGGCGCGTCGCCGCTCACGCTGTCATAGCGGCCGTTCGGGAAGATCAGGTCGGTCAGGTCGCGGTGGTCGGAGTCCGCCTGCGCTCCCAGTTCCCCGGTCGCGGGCACGTACCGGTAGGTGCCGTGCGTGTCCTTCAGGCGACTGGGTGTCCCGCCAGCCCCGCTGATCGTCTCAGCCCCGGTGACGCGCACGCCCCCGTCCCCGTACAGGGTCAGGGTGTACCTCGTCGTGCCCCACAGTCTCTCGAAGTCGTGGGTGAGCTGCATCACGCAGCCGTACGCGCCCGCCTTCAGCGGCCCGC from Deinococcus ficus includes:
- a CDS encoding CoA-binding protein, whose amino-acid sequence is MTLIEQTPDIIRVLQDHKVIAVVGFHRDTMKPAHYVPEYMYRQGYTVIPVNPALAARGESFFGVRAVASLAEITTPVDVVEIFRRSDRVHEHLPDILSMAPLPKVVWLQLGIRDDATAQALMQRGISVVQDRCMLADHRALL
- the sufU gene encoding Fe-S cluster assembly sulfur transfer protein SufU — translated: MTNTTGRMDALKTLYKQVILEHSRHPRNYGDLPGATHTEGGHNPSCGDQLQLQLKLEGDHLQAVQFTAKGCAISTASASLMTQAVKGRTPAEALDLAERFRQMLRTGDAPADLGDLAALQGVSALATRTKCASLPWQTLEVMLKGEGRATTED